In Anolis carolinensis isolate JA03-04 chromosome 4, rAnoCar3.1.pri, whole genome shotgun sequence, the genomic window ACATGACATTGAGGAAGCCACCAACAGCATCGCCAATTTCGGAGAGGAAAAACCGAGGATGTCCAAAACGTGACGAAACAGAGAAGGTCAGCGGGTGGGGAGAGAAGCGCCAAGGCGTGAATGGGCGCCTGATGTAATGCAACATGATAAACAAGCTTCCACCTCATAAATCATCCTTCTTTCCAGCCGCCGCCCTTCGGGGCCTTTCCCCCGCCCCCTTGCAAGCAGGGTCGACTGAAAGCCATTCAAAGAATCGTGGCTGAATGGGTTTCAGGATGAAAAAGTTGGGCGCCCTCCCACGCCAGGCCTTTTCAGGGCGGCGGGAGGGGAATCGGATTACATTTAACGGGATGAACTCGATTTCAGGAATATCCCCGAGGAGAGAAGGGGGTGGAGACGCTATCTCTTGAAAAGCCAGGCTCTTTTCCTAGAAATCGACAGTCCCAGTTTTCCACTGGAAAGCGTTGGGTCTTCAGAAGAGATGGGGCGATCCCTACGGATCTTAAGCCTCTCTCTTGTCTTCGGGATCCAATCTCATGGTCGTCAGCGAAGTTCCCTCCGAGGTAAGCCCCGGAGCGACTATTTGAGCTTGCttagtgttggaaatagcaacctcccaagcctttcactatttatttatttgttaatgtatatatttgctagccTGTGTTCTacttgtatgttgatttgccagtttaactgtgcctctttggtgtgggaggggttatagacatgtgactgtactgagcatgttcagactcaggactccattttgctgTTAGGAGTTTTGCATCagatctcagtggaggtggatgcatattgCTGTTTAGAGTCTTCAATGGATACAAGTATGCTTATGGACatcagtgagtacaagtatacctaaagactatagactattgattaagaatgatacattGTGCAGTGAGTACAAGCATACGTAAAGACTatagactattgattaagaatgatacactgtgtactcaacacagagagaagctacatcctatccataactgaattttaataagaaatgtgcctgtatggtgaattagtaAACAAGATATCTTATTTTTCAAACAAAACTTTGTTCTTtttatgcatattttaaactaagaggtttcaagggagtgtatatcttttgggctattacaactgcaacttcaaagaaacaaccatcctctgttaatcaaatatatttttgtagtggcatgtctttgttctTGGCAGTCCAAaggcatggttcttcagtttaacagctgagataactgtgtgccattacacgaatgcttgtgaatatcacttgttcaaagggttgacttctaacaaggtcatgctttttttgacaagtggttttcaaaaggtggtctccacatttTCATGGAAATTCATATTTGCCAAAGcgatgtgacatcatttttccttttcaacaagGTTATGGTTGCCATTTATTTCATAAAGTGTTATTGCCCCAGAGAGTGAATGCAGTAATTCCCAATAGTATCCTAATTTGTTACTGAGAAGAATTGTTAGGCTGAGAAGCAGGAGTAAAAATAATAGTGATCTGATTGGATTTAAAGGATCTGATTTGAAACCAGCTTCTCCCTGGCATTTCGAATGATTTGGGGCATTTATTCCTCATCCTGAAGGAATCACTGATGTGGCTGAGAGGAGAACCTGGCCTTTGAAATCTTTTCTCCCCAGTGGTGAACTTTCTTGACCGTCTATTGTGACATGATGCCAAAATCCCGGATTAAGCAGGATGGATGGAGCCAGGAAGGGCAGAAGTCAAAATGGTTAGTCTCCAGAAGGAGTTACAAGTGTATGTGGAAGAgtgacacagagacagacagacagacatcctGCCCCATTTGCATTTTCCCTTTAGTGATTAGATCAACATACTGGCCTTCTTCATTTGTCCTTTCAATTTGGAAGGTCACTTTGGGAAAGCTAAACTCGTCAAATCCATTTCTAAATTACAGTAACAGAAACTCCCCTTTCAGTTCAATGCTGTGAATGTTAATTCCCAACATTTTGTGAGACAGCTTTTCTGTGTGTTGAACTATAGCTTCCAGACCTCACCAACATGATTATGGCAGTTGTTCCCCAAAATAGGGACTTCTTTGTTTCTTAGCATGGCATTTATGGTGATCCCAGTGTAAATAAAGTTTACAGATTTTAAAGGATTGTTATGGCTTTAGTAAGTTGACTTAGTCAGTGTATCACTGTGTCAAAAAAGACAATTTCTACTAGGATTGCAAGTGGTCAAAATGAAACCTTCAAAGTTAATCTGAAGTTGTCGCAGACAGATTTTGATGAGAGGTTGATATTATTCTAATCTAATCTCATCTTCTTGGGAAGCACATTTAATTTCAATCTTAATTCAGGTGGACCATGTTCATCCAATTTCTGATCAGTAAAATGCTATGCAGAATGCACACCTAGAATGCAACCCTTGTGATTTATATGAGAGCAAGGTCCCCATGTCAGCAATGAGAAATGAGGAGATGTGGCTAGATTTCCTTTATTCTGGTGTCTGTGATTTCTATTGTCATGGATGGGGAACAAGAAAAGGGAGAGATTGAGAACTGCAACCAAGGATTGGACATGTACCGTCATTATTTGACCATGTCAGAATCAACCAGCCATGCTGGGTAGTCCAAAAACATATTTCTCCAAGCCCTGAGCTATATTTACTAAGGAAGTCTCTATTAGCTTGGCCTTTTTACTGACCAAGGTCTACTAGTTCCCTCTCTAAGAATCTTCTAACTGCAGAGCCATGAGTCAGGCAGGCAACCAACCTGCATATACAGTAGTTCAATCAATATCTAGATGAGCACCATGGCTATTATGATGAAGGGGTTATGCCAGTTATAATCCAAAACAAGggctcctttcacacagctgaataaaatcccacattatctgctttgaactggaatatatggcagtgtaggttcagataattcagttcaaagcaaatattgtgggattttatgccttgatatatggggctgtgtggaagagcccaaggTCTGCAGTATTTTGTTTCCCAATAAAGTATAAATGAGTTATCTTTTGAGACATTCACAAATAGGGCAGTTAGATAGGCCCTCCCCTATAGTCATGCAGTATGTGATATTCAGAGATATATTGCCTTTATGTGCAGTAGTCATATTTACTTCTCATGAAAAATTCATTAAGACTTCAAAGTATAAACTTCacattgttattatcatcatcaccattaggTTGTGGTCTCATACTGATGGTCAATATATAATGTAAGCTAGGGGTATGGCCAGGAAAAGATCATGACATAGTAGTTTGAGgggtggactatgactctgaaggctagcccactgggtgattttgggcaagttgcacactctcagccttaaaaaaacaaaaccctatgataggataaccataagtcagaaacaacttgaaggcccaCAGCAACAAGGAAGGGGGCTATCTCTTAGTGGTGCTGTCACTGAAATGGCTCTATCACTTGCTATAGCAGGTGTAGTCACTGTAGCACTGGTCTCTCCAGTTTTGGTCTGACAGATTTGCACTAGAAGCTAGAGCAGTGGTCAAAAGCATGGAGCCCTGTAGCAGTTGTTGAACTGTAATGCCTAGCATTCCTACCAATGTATTACTCTGGCTAAGGTTTGAAGTTCTAGATAATCTATCATTATCTGCAGGGTTGCATGATTGTTGTCCTCTGCCCACCTAGTCTGAGCCCTGTTTGAATgtctgtagaccaggcatgggcaaacttcggccctccaggggttttggacttcaactttcaccattcctaacagcctcaggccccttccttagcggctgaggggaaaaggaaggggcctgaggctgttaggaatggtgagagttgaagtccaaaacccctggagggccgaggtttgcccatgcctactgtaGACCCACCCCTCTTTTCCCAATTTATCTCAAGAGCCATAAGTCAATAGATAAcatgtgccttcatgtcacctATTGACCTATGGTGGCTCCATGACTTTGGTTTTCATTGGACATGGTTTTGCCtattacttcctctgaaatatagtttacagcacctggtattcaagTACTATTTTCCATTcaggtactaaccaggactgaccctgtttAACTTCCAAGTGCTTTTTGTAACTTCTGACCCAATAAAGGGGCCTGTTGTTCTCACAACTTGCACATTTGAGAGAGCGTTTCATGCACAGACCACAACAACCACAAGTGGATTcctcaatttttcaaaatctcttATTCTTCACATACTGTATTTAGTAGAATTTTGATAATAGCTAAAAGCCTGCATTTGTAATTCCTGAAAACCTATCTTGCTATCAAGTGGGTGGGATGAATTTGAGCCTGCTTTATGGGATTATCCTCATGGAGCTGCTGTACATTAGCACATATGTGGTAGGCATATATTCTAatttttgatgattttttttgtCCCATGACTGTTAGTGATAACAGTTTTCCCAGGTCAATTTTATGACTTTCTTTCAAAACACCAGGTATCAAAGTGATATGCTTAGTGGGTCTTAttccagggtgtgtgtgtgtttatgtgccagagtatggaaaagttgcttttgcaGACAACAACTTGGCATCAGTTAGTGTCCAGACTGGTTGGGAAGGGGTTCATTGAAGGGTTAATTCAAGGGTTAACTTTGGAAAGAGCAAGCTATAGTCAAGGTGGAATGTTAGGTGGGGAAAACATTTTTGAAGTACAGGGTTTCTAAAAATGTGTTTGCAGACTGGCTGCAAATTCTCTGGGTGTGACTAACTCTAAAGCGATGCTACAGTTAATCCTAGTTAGACAAAACCCACCGAATCAATAGGATTCACACATACATTGATGCAATAAGGTCTCTGGCTGGTGATGATGAGAGTTACATGTCTGTGGATTATAGGTTCCCCACCACTGATTGAAGgcccctttacactgccatataatccagaatatcaaggcagataatccagattatccacttagaactggattatctgagtctacactaccagataattcccttcaaagcagataatctggatttcatacagttgtgttgaagggccctgagACAAATTTGAATGTGTTGTCAAGggactgtatggtcatattccagaagcattctctcctgaccttttgctcacatctatgacaggcatccttagaggttgtaaggtctgttagaaaactatgcaagtggggtttatatatctgtggaagatccagggtgggagaaagaagtcttgtctggttgaggcaagtgtggatgatGCAATTGGCCAGTTTGGTTAGCATTGtctggccttgcaacttcaaagcttggttgattcctgcctggggggattctttgttgggaggtgttagctggccctgattgtttcatgtctgaaattcctctgttttcagagttttcagagtgttgttcaacATTTACcgtttaagtggctgagggggaaaaggaaagggcctgaggccgttaggaatggtgggaattgaagtccaaaacacctggagggctcaagtttgcccatgcctggattagcCCATAAATCCTCTTCCTTTCCCATCTCTTTTCTCAGCTTGAGAGGCGGCAGCGCGGAGTTCGCGGGCGCTGGTGACACTTTTACAATCGAAATATATACgggtttttattagctcttgggGGAAACCCGGAGGCCGaggggatttttgttgttgttgttgtatttgctGGCTCGTAAACCCTTTTATTAGAAGCAGTGAAGggacggcggggggggggggggggggctttgctttcctttttgCGACCTTCGGGTTTGGGGTTTGTGTGTACGATGAACGCAGAATGTGCCGACAACAATAATCCTGGTGTGTAATACAAGAACGATTGCATTTTTTTTAGAaacaaagggaggaaggagaaaagagttAATCATAACAATAACCGAAGGGAAGACTTTGACCATTGAGAATTTAATGCTCATTCGATTCTGTTTTGAGGAAATCTTGTGGGACACGGATACGGATTTAGTTGGTACACTAATAACAatttttttgaactggattatatgagtctatactgccaggtAATCTAGGATAAGAAGGTAATCAGGGattagattctgggatatagggtagtgtagatccagcctaggttgTACTCCGCATGGAGTCACAAGGAGaggctggttgttgttgttgttgttgttgttgttgttgaaggatATTACTGTGTTGTCGGagcctttcatggccggaatcaccgtgttgttgtgagttttccgggctgtatggccatattccagaagcattctctcctgacgtttctcccacatctatggcaggcatcctcagaggttatgtggtatatttgtggaaggtccagggtgggagaaggaactcttttgtctgttggaggcaagtgtgaatgttgcagttaatcacactGATTATCATTGTAAAACCTTgctgcttcaaggcctggctgattcctgcctgggggaatcctttgttgggaggtgttagctggccatgattgtttcatgtctggaattcccatgtcttttgagtgttgttctttatttactgtcctgattttagaagagtttttttttgaaagcatgaaaatgaacaaaatctggttaccagtatttaaaaaaaccctctaaaaactattattgttactattgtcACCTGCAGGgacaaagccagaaaaaaaaatcgggaggggggggggggttgaaacttttttcccAGCGGATCATAACGcacaataatttagaaatcaggctccatcgataaacttcagtggacactcaagacagataaacttcagtggacactcatgggaatttggttaaccagttaaaattcatgagtaaaccagtcccccccccccctaaaaaccTGAAATAAACTAACTCCCCTCCCCTTAGCTACAGCCCTGgtcacctgcctctccttgcaacTCCACGCTGGGTACAACCTAGGCCCCTTCAACCctgccatatagaatccagattatttgatggattacatggctgtgtaaatttatataatcctgttcaaagcagaacatgtggattatctgatttgataatctgataatctgtagaaAGGGCCAtagttaacaccccccccccccaaagaaagaaCTTTGCTGTCCTTTGCCCACCTGGTTTGAGCGCAGAACAAAGAATAAAACACAATACTAATAAGAATGTAAAGTTGTGTAATATGTCATGtgttgttgtttgaatgttatggtgaactcttatatttaattttttaaaaaactagtagAAAGCTTAGagtgaaaatagtggataacatatAGAAATAGTAAgtatatatgttttaagttaaGTCACTGATAATAATATGTATGTACacaatgagccccggtggcgaagtgtgttaaagcactgagctgctgaacttgcagacttaatggtcccaggttcaaaccccggagcggcgtgagcggccgctgtgagctccagcttctgccaacctagcagttcgaaaacatgccaatgtgagtagatcaataggtaccgctccggcgggaaggtaagggcgctccatgcagtcatgccaatggccacatgaccttggaggtggctacggacaacgccggctcttcggcttagaaatggagatgagcaccaacccccagagtcagacatgactggacttaacgtaaggggaaacctttacctatgttttaagttaagtcactgataatataatgtatgtacataatgCCAGAATTAACTGGTTGATTTACTAACGTTGATAGGCATGTAtacatcaaaattattgttacctgactctatctgctatgatttgttgCTGTGTTAAGTACCATAACTATAATAAACtgttttcacacacacaaaaagaatgtAAAGTGGAAagatagatgcacccaaggagaCTCCTTGCCCAAGGGAAAAAATCCAAGCCGAAGGGCAATGAtgcctcttcttttctcttgtcttaTCTTGCAGACGATCTCCCGCCGGGCGCTTTAAGGCGACAGAAGTATTTGTTTGATGTCTCGACCCTCTCGGAGAAGGAGGAGCTGCTGGGAGCGGAGCTGCGGCTCTTCCGCCAGGCGCCGGGCCCTCTTTCCCCTTCCTCGGGGGCCGAGGCGGGCCTGGCCCGGCTGCACGTCTCGCCTTGCCTCCCGGGCCGCGCCCCGGCCTCGCGGACCTTGAGGGGCCTGAGGGCGCGCCAGGAGGGCCAGTGGCTCGTCTTCGACCTGTGGCCCGCTCTGCAGCACCACAAGCACCACCGCCTTGGGAGGAAACACCACCACCAGCAGCGCCTGCTCTGCCTGGAGCTGCGCGCCGTCGAGGGTTCGCGCTCGCTTTTGGACCTGGGTGGGCTGGGTTTGGGCCGGGCCGGGCGCGGGCAGGAGGAGAAGGCGCTGCTGGTGGTCTTCTCCAAGTCGAGGCGGAAGAACCTCTTCTCGGAGCTGCGCCCTGAGAAGGAGGCGAGGAAGAAGGGCGCCCGGCGGACGCGGCGCACGGCCTACAGCAGCCGGCACGGGAAGCGGCACGGGAAGAAGGCCCGGCTGCGGTGCAGCAAGAAAGCCCTGCACGTGAACTTCAAGGAGCTGGGCTGGGACGACTGGATCATCGCGCCCTTGGAGTACGAGGCCCACCACTGCGAGGGCGCCTGCGACTTCCCGCTGCGCTCCCACCTGGAGCCCACCAACCACGCCATCATCCAGACCCTCATGAACTCCATGGACCCCGGCGCCACGCCGCCCAGCTGCTGCGTGCCCACCAAGCTCAGCCCCATCAGCATCCTCTACACCGACGCCGGGAACAACGTGGTCTACAAGCAGTACGAGGACATGGTGGTGGAGTCCTGCGGGTGCAGGTAGCGGCCCCGCCTCGCCCTCGCCCTCCCGGGAAAGTGGAGGGGAGAACGGAAGGAAGAGAGCCGCGccccgaggaagaggaggaggaggaggaagaagggaaggatgcCAGCAAGGAGGAActgccagggctggccctgcgGGAGGAGAGCCGGGGAAGAAGCGCTcccaggggagggagggaggagcgcACAGACAGAGAGGACCTCTCAGCCAAGACAAGCCCTCTTCACGGGGATCTGCAGGGGGCTGGACGGCAAAggcttaggcctcatccacaccaTGAGAAGctgttggaccacaactcccagctcCCCCCAGCCTAAAGAGCTGACACCTGAGAACACCTGCTCTGGCCTTTGCACTGTTCAAGGCCTACAACTTCCCTCTTTAGGGATCTTCTAGCTGTCATTCTGATGCAGTGGTGCCCAATCTatggtccacaagaactataAAATGGTTCGCAGCCTCATCTTTACTGCTACAGATAATAATACAGCCCAACcaaatttttcttcttcttctttatgtctttgtttttaggcttgttcctggggttatttgggtgctttttttaaatttttaaattttcattggatagaccacatcagctctggattattaaatatggttttctgtgggtgagcagatggcgactactggacggcatatgtgttctgtatcagacactagagttgatgtggtctatccgatgcaatgttctgaatcagcactccaaataaccaaaccgaatctaaagttgaccaaaaacttacttgtaactcttttgatactaatgttggaaagtggtgcctggtcaaaaaatggttgggaaccactgttctaatgagTCAGGCAACCaattcaggcctgggcaaacttcggcccaccggatgttttggacttcaactcccacaattcctaacagcctactggctgggttgctgtgggttttccagactgcatggccatgttccagaagcattctctcctgatgtttcggccaCATCTGTGGTGGAATCCTTAGAGGTTGTAAGGTTgtaagtggggtttttatatctgtggaaggtccagggtggatgCCTGTTGgaaccaagtgtgaatgttgcaattattcacattgattagcattgaaaaaccttgcagcttcaaggactggctgattcctgcctagaggaatcctttgttgggagatgttagctggccccgattgcttcatgtctggaatacTTCATGTCtggaagcatgtggacaatttcagcagaaaggagaaaaccatgaaaatgaacaaaatctggctaaaatcaggacatttaaTAAAGAACACCAGTCTGAAAATGGGAATCGAGACATGAAACCATcagagtcagctaacacctcccaacaaaggattctcccaagcaggaatcagccaggtcttgaagctgcaaggcttttcagtgctaatcaaggtgattaattgtagcattcacacttgcctccaacaagcaaaagtttttttttccaccctggaccttccgcagatatataaacatgttgttttgtAAGTCTGTAGGAAGCTACCTTTCTACTCAGTCAGTCCATTTGGCCAAGGTAGTTGTTAACTCTGACAGACAGGCAGAGCTCTCCACAATGGTGAGAGCAATGTTCCCCTGCTCTTAGGGCATCCAGTGGTTttcacactgaccatttaatgtagctTAAGCCATGGCAGTCAGACAAGGACCTCCCACAAAGTGCAcaaaagaaagtttttttttttgggagtgcCTGTGGTTTTGTATAATCATCCTGCAAACCTCAAACTACTCCCAGGACTTCCTCTGTAGTCATCTGTACAATTGACACAACTGGTTGGAAACAAcattggtcagtgtagatggcccTGTTAGCTTGGAATATCAGTATGAAAAGGCATCGTGTAGCATCTTGGAGACTAAATGGAATATCTTGGTAGCAGAAGCTGTGGTAGACTTAAATCTAAATTTCAGTGTATCAAAACTCATGCTACCAACATCTTCTCTCACCTAGGATGCATGAActctaattaatgcagtttcacaccactttaatagctatggctcattgctatggaatgatgtgagttgtagtttggtagttTGTAGTAAGGTGAccacactctttggcacagaaggcccaaggccttgtaaaactgcaactcccatgtttGCATAACACtgaatcatgacagttaaagtggtgtcaaactgtattaattccacttTAGGTCATCAGATGTATAGAGAGGAGTGCCTAGATTTAAGTCTACCTAGGTTGATactggagccccaggtggcgtagcggattaaaccattgagctgctgaatttgctgactgaaaggtcagtggttcgaatccggggagtagggtgaactcctgctgttagccccaacttcttccaccctagcagttcaaaaacatgcaaatgtgagtagatcaataggtactgctctagcaggaagagcaccaacctccagggtCGGACCcaactagactgaatgtcagaggaaaacctttaacttaggTTGATACTACCAACATCTCTCATCTTTgatgtagatttaatgcagttgaactgccatggctcagtgctatgaaatcacgagagttagacttctctgccaaagagtgctgatacttCAACAAACcgcaacacccatgattccatggcattgagccatggccgttcaaatggagtcaaactgcattcattctacaatgtagatgcaccctttgtctcaaaggtgctaccaGATGCTTTGTGCACATGCAAATTGTGAGGCAGCCCTCCAACCCGCCTGCAATGTCCCTGCACATGCACAGCCCCCTCCCTGGACTGTCACTCGGCTTGACAAAGTTCAGGTTCTGTTTTCTCTCTTTGTAGGCTGACGGTGGTCTCTTTCCCCAGTCGTGCATAAAGAGGATGCGCGAGGCCCTTTCCAGAGAGTAAGGAGCCTCATGAGGCCCTTTATTGTGGAAACCTCAATTGCAGAATTTGAGGAAAAGGGAGGAGAGAGTTAGGAAAGTGGATGCCATATTCCCTTTGGACTAGCCAGCCATACACAGCTTCACTGCTTTGGGTGTAGACAAAGGGAGCATAAGTGGGCAACTAAGTCCTTTGTctctttaaaatataaattatagcTGTGGTCTAGATGTAATGACTGTTAGGACAGGGGCAAAATAAAGGCAGTGCTCCCCCCACCCAAAAGAACTCTGCTCTGTTAGATGAGATTTTGCTTCATTCTCCAAATATCTAGCATTACAGTTATTTCAGCTTCAGCTGAGCATTTTGAAAGACAGGGTCTGGCAAATTTACCAAGGAAATGTAACACACAGGAAATATGAGTTCTAAGAGTGAACAGTTTGCAATGTCTCAATCTCTGTAGCGCTACACACTGGGTGTCTGAAAGACTACTTTATTTGACCTGCAGATAGAGAGGCACCTAGCATAGGGGTGGGGCGGAGGGACAAGTAGAGAGGCCCTGTTCCATATCTGTTGTACAGAAACATTTACCAGATTGGAACAGCCAGAAGTAGGTAAAGCTTGGACATGTCATGTCTaaaggattaaacccttgtgctatctgaactgctgacctgaaggttgggttgctgacctgaaggttgccagtttgaatccaaagatggggtgagctcctgtctgtcagctcgagcttgcggggacatgagagaaacctcccagtaacacatccgggcatcccctgggtaacgtctttgtagacgaccaa contains:
- the gdf6 gene encoding growth/differentiation factor 6, encoding MHAARALLSAVSLASCLLLLWGHLPCGHPASIPSSRPPPPFREPPQAGMREAASPRVEPPEYMLSLYRTSSASPGSNASFSRAPKAANTVTSFVDRGRDDLPPGALRRQKYLFDVSTLSEKEELLGAELRLFRQAPGPLSPSSGAEAGLARLHVSPCLPGRAPASRTLRGLRARQEGQWLVFDLWPALQHHKHHRLGRKHHHQQRLLCLELRAVEGSRSLLDLGGLGLGRAGRGQEEKALLVVFSKSRRKNLFSELRPEKEARKKGARRTRRTAYSSRHGKRHGKKARLRCSKKALHVNFKELGWDDWIIAPLEYEAHHCEGACDFPLRSHLEPTNHAIIQTLMNSMDPGATPPSCCVPTKLSPISILYTDAGNNVVYKQYEDMVVESCGCR